The Girardinichthys multiradiatus isolate DD_20200921_A chromosome Y, DD_fGirMul_XY1, whole genome shotgun sequence genome has a window encoding:
- the LOC124864119 gene encoding trinucleotide repeat-containing gene 6A protein-like isoform X3: MDADSSSSVGSEKNLGLAAATVMMMSANTSSSVSSTASSPSFLTSTRMVGVNADGNICQLGGIGTLSNANNENITRSSHYSMAGSSSIGSNNMSNHNNKLVGSSGVWGSQSGNNMNTIGGSNSYINEGSNPNILNPNANHGAWPENPTLNLLCQGQRPSQAQGMTSKLGVVPQQGPLMGWGGMAAPDSSSMMEDTEVNNGTSSSKVLGGSNSGNGSLQPTNLNTEPNGPNNTIMMNTTTTNTTMTSIPPDSTASPLLSEDRSWGSIGGGNGVPQANGNPSLAPQNPQEESLLGTGAFGTPWGAATYPVDKAPLNVDTVNPQISSSAAFKSNNNHNNTGAQRWDQGPTNTPNQPQSNLSWSVGSNQIPGPIGQAPGNGNQTTMGPPAGIPHPWGSSASSSSSSSSSSTSNSKMSNGEWGSATTGNNSTDAGIQKRSSPNNGWKSLEDDAMGMGGAGGGSHGLGGVTGGRGRSGRSEGSCESSGGRSSSDRDINQPRGGNRRKVNHTTSIISASTQADVDPRVLSNTGWGQTPIRQNTAWDVNSPINNQGPKGDDRKQSSRGSNWGAVTTAAPSQTSGGWGVGPSSSGPDSGGSGWGDQKQTSGWDSKGGSGWDDGSSYKGGNSSNTWNNNVKDDRSMTWTNTPKMQHGWGTNSGNGSEGWGSSDCTRTGVSNHCGEPQKGAGSVGWDSDRSGSGCWSEPSRTTNTSSSNTWVGSGGSNTPDQSTPNPGSNWGDSVHKPNPQSSSQGWGEPGKNNHGAQNWGESNTKPSNEWVKGPESNISRGNPGSSKSTGWLGGPMPPVGLKEEVATGWEEPSPESIRRRMEIDDGTAAWGDPGKYSGGSVNMWNRTTQSDQEAMGPPSQNKPHPAHNSMPPVQHHNQDKTSGSGWGESYSKQKDSSSWGEPSAGPPVTVDNGTSAWGKPVDTCTGWDGPSKDVRESGSGWGSQHKSGPKPMETWGREDVSKGNRWDQEEEVEIGMWSNNQQDNRSHDQNTWNYKQKGPNKMNKPVNKQDNPWMKPFINQFNSMSFSRDSPDDSMKPGAGMGTDKRMDMSSMGDYNGVMGKNPISRHHVVERPYFDKLSAYDSPASDEFSSNQSMSLSSSNSAQPIPCFNSGPFPSHSSSGAAPQNVNPMSGGSSVAQGRGGPQSQPQPNLRNQVPPTILPSQVPPSLLKYPGANGGLNPLFGQQVAVLNQLSQLNQIQRLLLQHQQQQKVQSQRAMPVGRPTEQTRPIGSSPSMMQPPKHLDPSLLKQASQLKTYPDSYLSQNTPDLQKDASAIGSFSNFSFGLNSNQNVTLDMGVGGGSTGGGAVSYKEPPQSRLKKLWAADTLEQNSKPGAMSSGLRLDDSPFYDFLSPGPSPLSPPGQSMGSVGDGWPPHANSPPPHGNTVTWPPEFRPGEPWKGYPNIDPETDPYVTPGSVINNLSINTVRDTDLLGDRNIGPSSSLNTTMPSNSAWSSIRASSHSGSLTSTAQSTSARPSESKWSPGGGSVSNSSLAHELWKVPLSSKPLPVAAPSRPPPGLTSQKPSPASSDWDGSALRLGGWTSTESRYTPGSSWGDSSSSGRTQWLVLKNLTPQIDGSTLRTLCMQHGPLITFHLNLPHGNAVVCYSSKDEAAKAQKSLHMCVLGNTTILAEFASEEEISRFFAQGQSLATPSSGWQAIGSSQSRMDQSHPFPSRASEPNQWKSGDLHRSSLWGGPNYSSSLWGNPGGSEPGRLSSPSSISSFLPVDHLTGAGGSM; the protein is encoded by the exons ATGGATGCAGATTCTAGCTCTTCAGTTGGTTCAGAGAAGAACCTTGGCCTTGCTGCAGCTACAGTGATGATGATGTCAGCCAACACTTCTTCCTCCGTGTCCTCTACAGCTTCTTCCCCCTCCTTTCTGACATCCACCAGGATGGTTGGTGTGAATGCAGATGGCAACATTTGTCAGCTTGGAGGCATAGGAACCTTAAGCAatgcaaataatgaaaatatcACCAGGTCTTCACACTACTCCATGGCTGGGTCCAGCAGTATTGGCAGCAATAATATGAGTAACCACAACAACAAGCTAGTTGGCAGCAGTGGTGTATGGGGCTCCCAGTCAGGCAACAACATGAACACCATTGGTGGAAGCAACTCTTATATAAATGAAGGGTCAAacccaaacattttaaacccaAATGCCAACCATGGTGCCTGGCCAGAGAATCCAACCCTAAACCTGTTGTGCCAAGGCCAAAGGCCTTCGCAGGCTCAGGGGATGACTTCCAAATTGGGTGTGGTTCCTCAACAGGGGCCCTTAATGGGCTGGGGTGGCATGGCAGCTCCAGACAGCAGCAGTATGATGGAAGACACTGAGGTGAACAATGGTACATCGAGCAGCAAGGTGTTAGGAGGCAGCAACAGTGGAAATGGTAGTCTGCAGCCTACCAACCTTAACACTGAACCCAATGGACCAAATAACACTATCATGATgaatactactactactaacaCCACAATGACCTCTATTCCACCAGACTCTACCGCCTCACCCCTACTCAGCGAGGATCGCTCCTGGGGCTCCATTGGAGGAGGAAATGGAGTGCCACAGGCCAATGGAAACCCCTCATTAGCTCCCCAGAACCCTCAAGAAGAATCACTACTGGGTACTGGGGCTTTTGGTACGCCTTGGGGTGCAGCTACCTATCCTGTAGACAAAGCCCCCCTTAATGTAGACACTGTGAACCCCCAGATCTCCTCTAGTGCTGCTTTTAAGAGTAATAATAACCACAATAACACTGGGGCCCAACGGTGGGACCAAGGGCCCACCAATACCCCAAACCAGCCTCAAAGTAATTTGTCCTGGAGTGTTGGCTCTAATCAAATCCCAGGCCCTATAGGCCAAGCGCCAGGAAATGGAAATCAAACTACTATGGGCCCTCCAGCAGGGATTCCTCACCCCTGGGGGAGCAGCGCATCCTCTTCTTCCTCGTCATCGTCTTCTTCCACCTCTAACAGCAAGATGTCAAATGGAGAGTGGGGATCAGCAACTACTGGTAACAACAGTACAGATGCAGGAATTCAGAAAAGAAGTTCTCCCAACAATGGGTGGAAAAGCCTTGAGGACGATGCCATGGGGATGGGAGGAGCAGGCGGTGGAAGTCATGGCCTAGGAGGCGTCACTGGAGGCCGGGGCCGCTCCGGAAGAAGTGAAGGAAGTTGCGAAAGCTCTGGTGGTCGATCCAGTTCAGACAGAGACATCAACCAGCCTAGAGGAGGAAACCGCAGGAAAGTTAACCATACCACGTCAATAATATCAGCCTCAACTCAGGCCGATGTAGACCCAAGGGTTCTTTCCAACACTGGATGGGGACAAACGCCCATACGGCAGAACACCGCTTGGGATGTCAATTCTCCTATAAATAATCAGGGTCCTAAAGGGGATGACAGAAAGCAAAGCAGCAGAGGTTCCAACTGGGGCGCAGTAACAACGGCAGCTCCCTCCCAGACCTCTGGAG GTTGGGGAGTTGGGCCAAGCAGCTCAGGCCCTGATAGTGGAGGTTCTGGCTGGGGAGATCAGAAACAAACATCCGGTTGGGACAGTAAAGGaggaagtggctgggatgatgGATCCAGTTACAAGGGTGGTAACAGCAGTAACACCTGGAACAACAACGTTAAAGATGACAG GTCAATGACATGGACTAATACACCCAAAATGCAGCATGGCTGGGGGACAAATAGTGGAAACGGTAGTGAAGGATGGGGCAGCAGTGACTGTACCAGAACAGGAGTCAGCAACCACTGTGGGGAACCTCAGAAAGGTGCCGGCTCAGTGGGCTGGGACAGCGACCGGTCCGGCTCTGGATGTTGGAGTGAGCCGAGCCGAaccaccaacaccagcagcagcaacacCTGGGTAGGCAGTGGAGGATCAAATACTCCTGACCAGAGCACTCCAAACCCTGGCTCCAACTGGGGAGACTCTGTACACAAACCCAACCCTCAAAGTAGCAGTCAAGGCTGGGGTGAGCCGGGGAAGAACAACCATGGAGCTCAGAATTGGGGGGAATCCAACACTAAACCTTCTAATGAATGGGTTAAAGGTCCTGAATCCAACATATCCAGGGGAAATCCAGGTTCCAGCAAATCCACAG GCTGGCTTGGAGGCCCAATGCCTCCAGTAGGACTGAAGGAGGAAGTTGCAACTGGGTGGGAGGAGCCTTCTCCTGAGTCCATCCGTCGGAGGATGGAAATCGATGATGGAACTGCAGCTTGGGGAGATCCTG GTAAATACAGCGGAGGCTCTGTCAATATGTGGAACAGGACGACACAGTCAGACCAGGAAGCCATGGGCCCACCCTCTCAGAATAAACCCCACCCTGCACACAACTCCATGCCGCCTGTGCAGCATCACAACCAAGACAAAACCTCTGGTTCAG GTTGGGGTGAGTCCTATTCCAAGCAAAAGGATTCTTCCTCCTGGGGGGAGCCTTCAGCTGGTCCACCTGTGACAGTGGACAATGGGACATCTGCCTGGGGGAAGCCCGTGGACACCTGCACTGGCTGGGATGGACCAAGCAAGGACGTCAGAGAGTCTGGGTCAGGATGGGGCAGCCAGCATAAGTCTG GTCCTAAGCCCATGGAGACGTGGGGTAGAGAGGACGTGTCCAAGGGCAACAGGTGGGATCAGGAAGAGGAGGTAGAGATTGGGATGTGGAGCAACAACCAACAAGACAACAGATCTCATGACCAGAACACTTGGAACTACAAGCAAAAAGGTCCCAACAAG ATGAACAAACCAGTCAACAAACAAGACAATCCTTGGATGAAACCTTTCATCAACCAGTTCAACAGCATGTCCTTCTCT AGAGACTCTCCTGATGATTCTATGAAGCCAGGAGCCGGCATGGGGACGGACAAACGGATGGACATGAGCAGTATGGGAGACTACAATGGAGTCATGGGGAAGAACCCGATTTCTCGACACCATGTCGTTGAGCGTCCTTACTTTGACAAG CTTTCTGCTTATGATAGCCCTGCTTCTGATGAGTTCTCCTCCAATCAAAGCATGAGCCTTTCCTCTAGCAATTCTGCTCAGCCTATCCCCTGTTTCAACTCTGGACCATTCCCTTCCCACTCTAGTTCTGGGGCTGCTCCGCAG aATGTAAACCCAATGTCGGGTGGCAGCAGCGTAGCACAGGGCCGAGGAGGCCCCCAGTCCCAACCTCAGCCCAATCTTCGCAACCAAGTGCCTCCAACCATCTTGCCCTCTCAG GTCCCTCCATCTTTGTTGAAGTACCCAGGAGCTAATGGTGGTTTGAACCCTCTGTTTGGTCAGCAGGTGGCTGTCCTCAACCAACTCTCCCAGCTCAACCAGATACAG CGTCTTCTCCTTCAGCATCAGCAACAGCAAAAAGTTCAAAGCCAGAGAGCCATGCCTGTGGGTCGTCCGACTGAGCAG ACGCGTCCTATTGGTTCGTCTCCATCAATGATGCAACCACCGAAGCACCTGGATCCCTCCCTGTTGAAGCAGGCCTCGCAACTCAAAACATACCCTGATAGCTACTTGTCCCAAAATACCCCTGACCTGCAGAAGGATGCTTCCGCTATCGGATCCTTCAGCAACTTCTCATTTG GCTTGAACTCTAATCAGAATGTAACCCTGGACATGGGTGTTGGGGGTGGAAGTACTGGTGGAGGAGCTGTGAGCTACAAAGAGCCACCCCAGTCCAGACTGAAGAAACTTTGGGCTGCTGACACCCTGGAGCAGAACAGCAAACCTG GTGCTATGTCGTCTGGACTCCGTCTGGACGACTCTCCCTTCTATGATTTCCTGTCTCCTGGCCCGTCACCCCTGAGTCCTCCTGGTCAATCAATGGGCTCAGTGGGTGATGGCTGGCCACCCCATGCCAACTCCCCCCCTCCCCATGGAAATACTGTCACTTGGCCCCCAG AGTTCCGGCCCGGGGAGCCTTGGAAAGGTTACCCCAACATCGACCCTGAGACTGACCCTTATGTGACCCCTGGTAGTGTCATCAACAACCTTTCCATCAACACCGTCCGCGACACAGACCTCCTTGGGGACAGGAACATCG GGCCATCCTCATCACTGAACACCACGATGCCTTCTAACAGTGCCTGGTCATCCATTCGTGCCTCCAGCCACAGCGGTTCCCTCACCAGTACAGCACAAAGCACTTCAG CTAGACCCAGTGAGTCAAAGTGGTCTCCTGGCGGCGGGTCTGTGTCCAACTCCTCTTTAGCCCATGAGCTTTGGAAGGTCCCCCTGTCTTCTAAACCGCTGCCAGTAGCAGCCCCCTCCAGACCACCACCTGGCCTCACTAGCCAGAAGCCCAGCCCTGCCTCCTCTGACTGGGATGGCTCTGCCCTGAGGCTTGGGGGCTGGACCTCTACTGAGTCTAGATACACACCTG GCTCCAGTTGGGGtgacagcagcagctcaggGAGAACCCAATGGCTTGTTCTGAAAAATCTCACTCCTCAG ATTGACGGCTCCACATTGAGGACTCTGTGCATGCAGCATGGCCCTCTGATCACATTCCACCTCAACCTGCCACATGGAAACGCCGTGGTTTGCTACAGCTCAAAGGATGAAGCCGCCAAGGCCCAGAAGAGCCTGCACAT GTGTGTTTTGGGGAACACTACTATACTGGCTGAGTTTGCCAGCGAGGAGGAAATTAGCCGCTTCTTTGCACAAGGGCAGTCATTGGCCACTCCTTCCTCTGGCTGGCAGGCCATTGGTTCTTCTCAAAGCAGAATGGATCAGTCTCACCCCTTTCCCAGCCGCGCTTCTGAACCGAACCAGTGGAAAAGCGGCGACCTGCACAGATCTTCTCTCTGGGGCGGGCCCAACTATTCCAGTAGCCTGTGGGGAAACCCTGGCGGCAGTGAGCCAGGGAGGCTCAGCAGCCCCTCTTCAATCAGCTCCTTCCTCCCAGTGGATCACCTGACGGGGGCCGGAGGCTCCATGTGA